Below is a genomic region from Henckelia pumila isolate YLH828 chromosome 3, ASM3356847v2, whole genome shotgun sequence.
taaccacttggaaagtccggaaagggtagttcgatcattcatcgtatgaatatccatttgcatgctttgaacatctctatgttccataccaatgaaacgtggtactcggcatcgcaaatgctagtctcaatctcgagtgatccttatccttattaacggacggctcaatcgactaggaactgtttagaatatacagtgactataagatgtgtttcatgatagccatccccatgtgccaccacatcttacatacactatagtatattcaaggtcttcatctaaacatcttatagtatgtcacaacataataatatgataaaagataaagtagacgccattataaaagtgtaaattatattaaacaaaagattgtttgtacatagagtcatcaaagcccttagccacaagttggctcaccgggcacccactctttcaaaaagaACTTCTTGCAGTAGTGTTTGCCTTGGACAAATTCAGGTCATATTTGGTGGGAAGCAAAGTCATCGTTCACACAGATAATTCGACGCTAAAGTATTTGATGAGCAAGAATGATGttaaacccaggttaattcgttgggttTTATTATTGCAAGAATTTGACTTGAAAATTATTGACAGGAAGAGCTTAGAGACTCAAGTAGCGGATCACCTTTCCTGTCTGGAGAATCACGGAATTGAAACGGAAGTAATTCATGATGATTTCCCAGACGAGCAGCTGTTTGAGGTAACGAAtttaccatggtatgcagaCATCGTTAATTACctctcaagtaagtttcttccctcgtatttaacttatcaacagaaaaagaaatttttctctgagttaaaatattttttgtgggaagatcctTTTCTGTTTAAGATCCATGCAGATGGTATTattcgtaggtgtattccagcGGAAGAGGTAAATTCTATACTCTCACATTGTCACACAGgtccgactggaggtcacttcggCGTGGGTCGTACCGCTGCTAAAGTATTAcagtcgggattttattggcTTTCGTGTTTAAGGATGCATATGCCTATGTGATTGCTTGTGATGCTTGTCAAAAAGTtggtaatatttctaggagacaTGAGATGCCCTTAAATAATATTCTTGTATTTGAGTTTTTAGAGGTATGGGATATTgatttcatgggaccgtttCCTGCTTTTGAAGGAAATAAATACATGTTGGTTGTggtcgattatgtgtctaagtggGTTGAAGCACTTGAATGTAGGACAAATGACTCTAGGGtggttgtgaaatttttgaaaaaaattatctttGCTAGATATGGTACACCTagagccataattagtgatggagAAACCCACTTTTTTAATAATCAATTTGACTCACTTTTGACTAAATATGAggtcactcacaaggtggcaacaccttatcatccCCAAACTAGTGGGAAAGCTGATATTTCAAATAGGGAGTTGAAAAGAATTTTAGAAAAAACAGTGAATTCAAACAGGAAGGAGTGGTCAAATAAATTGGATGACGCGCTATGGGCTTATCGCACTGCTTTTGaaacacctataggaacttctacttttaggttgttatatggtaaaacatgtcatcttcctgttgaacttgagcataaagcattatgggctactaaatttctgaattttgatgtgcaggCTACAGACGAAGAGCGTTTGTTGCAATTGAATGAACTTGAGGAGCTTAGGTTGGATGCCTATGAGAATgccaggatttacaaagaaaaaaccaAGAAATGACATGATCAACGCATCGTCTCACGTGAGTTCGAGGTAGGCCAaactgttttattatataactcacgtttgaagctcATGCCAGGAAATCTACGTTCAAGATGGTCAG
It encodes:
- the LOC140890137 gene encoding uncharacterized protein, with translation MCDASDTALGAVLVQKRDKVLHVIYYASITLLAAQLNYATTEKVLENEFDLKIIDRKSLETQVADHLSCLENHGIETEVIHDDFPDEQLFEVTNLPWCIPAEEDAYAYVIACDACQKVGNISRRHEMPLNNILVFEFLEVWDIDFMGPFPAFEGNKYMLVVVDYVSKWVEALECRTNDSRVVVKFLKKIIFARYGTPRAIISDGETHFFNNQFDSLLTKYEVTHKVATPYHPQTSGKADISNRELKRILEKTATDEERLLQLNELEELRLDAYENARIYKEKTKK